Proteins from a single region of Xiphias gladius isolate SHS-SW01 ecotype Sanya breed wild chromosome 2, ASM1685928v1, whole genome shotgun sequence:
- the washc3 gene encoding WASH complex subunit 3 — translation MDEDGLPIVGSGVDLTKVPAIQQRRIVAYLNQFVVHTVRFLNRFSTVCEEKLANISLRIQQIETTLCILEAKLSSIPGLEEVTIDGMNQQQTTEANGPTTASQSQTGGPPRETLPPPEPAPTAPEAAPTPKAEAAAENVMTVAKDPRYARYLKMVQVGVPVMAIKNKMVLEGLDPNLLDTPDAPVPDGGARSSEDQDVAATSSDSESSFSD, via the exons ATGGACGAGGACGGGCTGCCAATTGTGGGGTCTGGAGTTGATCTCACCAAG GTTCCTGCCATTCAGCAGAGAAGGATCGTGGCCTATCTCAATCAGTTTGTTGTCCACACGGTGCGGTTCCTAAACCGCTTCTCCACAGTCTGTGAAGAG AAACTTGCAAACATATCTCTTCGCATACAGCAGATCGAAACCACTCTGTGCATTTTGGAAGCCAAG CTGTCCTCCATTCCCGGACTGGAGGAGGTCACAATAGATGGAATGAATCAGCAGCAAACCACAGAGGCTAATGGTCCAACAACTGCCAGTCAGAGCCAAACCGGCGGTCCACCAAGAGAGACTCTGCCACCCCCAGAG CCTGCTCCGACCGCACCAGAAGCTGCACCCACGCCGAAAGCAGAAGCAGCCGCAGAGAACGTCATGACAGTGGCCAAGGACCCACGTTATGCCCGATATCTGAAAATGGTTCAAGTG GGTGTTCCGGTTATGGCCATTAAGAATAAAATGGTCCTAGAGGGTTTGGATCCCAACTTGCTTGA CACACCGGATGCCCCGGTTCCTGACGGAGGAGCGAGGAGCTCAGAGGATCAAGATGTAGCCGCCACCAGCTCCGACAGCGAATCGTCTTTCAGTGACTGA
- the LOC120798234 gene encoding zinc finger protein 180-like isoform X1, with protein MFHISYRGRIALMEALGTTDKINDPGPPLSSLRLLVPPLQLLSAAMWQLAKQRDVMNYEKLQEFVVMVTEAVPGLINHRQRAQLILGLRARLILELCKGSARGSVDSQVIQSYLDRLPITSANTDYRDAEVKTTESTFIALVQSLLKDPVERAYFFQEVFPVEYGPQYDAALHVLLWELLSKLEKLLPVPDLKQTAAWLGSAPSVLKECLQSSPEELSLVFEHYRTAGLLKMPYGPSSTIGSCIMSALSIPPSQKTNISVGLESIHNYANVLNPVTFVGADQYSVVAVYTEVEVGSSEVEEEMIESAEVQVHTDFYEEEIVAVSADNVGGEESASLRSEETSETVDVAKALETLTKTFALRKESLGQDMLTGKANDSSLNEELASGNATDERNANERCETGDQTDDKIETMKDDFHPRGIESSVNSSCKEPKDDYDSDPGHAEMTDVSSEAPVSEAQQSACSANIRRSSRLQMKTSPSCQEMCKFRRSSKETTEEPKMSKADASVAPSVIAIKGIDKGDSDEMTSIIFTCSQCPFHSSDENSPPHFHMQSVRTEVYRTLSGAKFTPSPSSTDEIFTSIKLFPRGNAERSGAESPDNQSSVNVSQSHVRQKALTCETCGKTFTRTSDVRRHQLTHTGERPFHCSQCDRTFQHSWDLAKHESKHHGVAISFSCQLCGSSFANLRALTVHHKKSHSQESQLPQICSICSQSFATSSELLEHRKSHVTSKRYICQQCGEGFDSLLARSQHRQMHQVKHKFKCPHCEKTYTRRSDVKRHLSTHTGERPYQCNQCSKRFSLHFMLMKHLRVHTGERPFQCSHCPKRFTLVSVLARHERMHTGEKPFLCSQCGKGFLSQGELSKHHRSHVDDKPYSCPQCDKCFKSKKTQQEHIISHTGARPYPCSYCGKGFTKPYALTRHNLIHTGERPFPCGHCEKSFLTLSEAQLHQRIHTGEKPYPCNICELKFKSSSELARHRRSHSGLKPLKPYCEQCMKTFASKVKLKKHMETHKEGRSAQSVDSIQPKE; from the exons ATGTTCCATATAAG ctaCAGGGGTCGTATTGCACTAATGGAGGCTCTTGGTACAACGGACAAAATAAACG ACCCAGGCCCGCCTCTTTCATCTCTTCGCCTCCTGGTGCCCCCATTGCAACTTCTCTCTGCCGCTATGTGGCAGCTGGCAAAGCAGAGGGATGTGATGAATTATGAGAAGCTCCAGGAGTTCGTGGTCATGGTGACAGAGGCAGTGCCCGGACTGATCAACCACAGACAGAGAGCCCAGCTCATTCTGGGTCTAAGAGCAAGG CTTATTCTGGAGCTATGCAAAGGCTCAGCACGAGGCTCTGTTGATTCTCAAGTGATCCAGAGCTATTTGGACAGACTCCCAATAACCTCTGCAAACACAGAT TACAGGGATGCAGAGGTGAAAACAACAGAGTCCACGTTCATTGCACTTGTTCAGagcctgctgaaagacccagTAGAGAGAGCATACTTCTTCCAG GAGGTATTCCCAGTGGAATATGGGCCGCAATATGATGCAGCTCTACATGTGCTACTGTGGGAGTTGCTCTCAAAACTGGAAAAGCTGCTGCCCGTACCAGACCTTAAACAG ACGGCAGCCTGGCTCGGCTCTGCTCCTTCTGTTTTGAAGGAGTGTCTTCAGTCCTCACCTGAAGAGCTGAGCTTGGTCTTCGAACACTACAGGACTGCGGGGCTACTGAAAATGCCAT ATGGCCCTTCATCCACCATTGGCAGCTGCATCATGTCTGCTTTATCCATTCCTCCCTCGCAAAAGACAAACATCTCCGTTGGACTGGAATCGATCCATAACTATGCTAATGTATTAAACCCTGTGACTTTTGTCGGAGCGGACCAGTACAGTGTTGTGGCCGTCTACACTGAGGTGGAAGTTGGATCATCTGAAGTGGAAGAGGAAATGATTGAGTCGGCTGAAGTTCAGGTTCACACAGATTTCTATGAAGAAGAGATTGTGGCTGTAAGCGCAGATAATGTTGGTGGTGAGGAGTCTGCCAGCTTGAGATCAGAAGAAACAAGTGAAACTGTGGACGTTGCAAAAGCGCTGGAGACCCTTACAAAAACCTTTGCACTAAGGAAGGAGAGCCTCGGCCAAGACATGCTGACAGGAAAGGCTAATGATTCATCCCTAAATGAGGAGCTTGCGTCAGGAAACGCTACAGATGAACGAAACGCTAATGAACGATGTGAAACAGGTGACCAGACCGATGATAAAATAGAAACAATGAAGGATGATTTCCACCCCAGAGGCATAGAGAGCAGTGTTAACTCTTCTTGTAAAGAACCGAAGGATGACTATGACTCCGACCCTGGCCACGCAGAAATGACAGATGTCTCCAGTGAAGCTCCTGTTTCTGAAGCACAGCAGTCTGCCTGCTCAGCTAACATCCGCAGATCCTCTCGTCTACAAATGAAGACCTCACCTAGTTGTCAGGAGATGTGTAAATTCAGGAGATCATCAAAGGAAACTACAGAGGaaccaaaaat GAGCAAAGCTGACGCATCAGTTGCCCCCTCTGTGATAGCAATTAAAGGAATCGATAAAG gGGATTCTGATGAAATGACCTCCATCATCTTCACCTGCTCACAGTGCCCCTTCCACAGCTCAGATGAAAACAGCCCCCCTCACTTCCACATGCAGAGTGTTCGAACAGAAGTATACAGGACTCTCTCCGGGGCCAAATTTACACCATCTCCCTCCAGCactgatgaaatatttacatcCATTAAACTTTTCCCCAGAGGAAACGCAGAGCGGAGCGGAGCGGAATCGCCTGACAATCAAAGCAGCGTGAATGTTTCCCAGTCCCATGTCAGACAGAAGGCCCTCACATGTGAAACGTGTGGTAAGACGTTCACCCGTACGTCAGACGTCAGGAGACACCAGCTCACTCACACCGGAGAGAGACCTTTTCATTGCTCACAGTGTGACCGAACCTTCCAGCACTCATGGGATCTGGCAAAGCACGAGAGCAAACATCACGGCGTGgccatctctttctcctgccAGCTGTGCGGAAGCTCCTTCGCCAACCTCCGCGCATTAACCGTCCACCACAAGAAGTCTCACTCCCAGGAGAGCCAGCTCCCTCAGATTTGCTCCATCTGCAGCCAGAGTTTTGCGACTTCCTCTGAGCTGCTCGAGCACAGGAAGTCCCATGTCACCAGTAAACGCTACATCTGCCAGCAGTGCGGCGAGGGCTTCGACTCCCTGCTTGCACGCTCCCAGCATCGGCAGATGCATCAGGTAAAGCATAAGTTTAAGTGTCCACATTGTGAGAAGACGTACACCCGAAGGTCTGATGTGAAGAGGCATCTGTCCACACACACTGGGGAGCGCCCTTACCAGTGTAACCAGTGCAGCAAACGGTTCTCGCTCCACTTTATGCTCATGAAACACCTACGTGTTCACACAGGCGAGCGGCCTTTCCAGTGCTCGCACTGCCCAAAGAGGTTCACACTGGTGTCTGTGCTGGCCAGACACGAGAGGATGCACACCGGGGAGAAACCTTTCCTCTGCTCCCAGTGTGGGAAGGGTTTTTTGTCTCAGGGAGAGCTTTCAAAACACCACAGGTCACACGTGGACGACAAACCCTACTCCTGCCCTCAGTGCGACAAATGTTTCAAGAGCAAGAAAACCCAGCAGGAACACATCATCTCCCACACTGGGGCCCGCCCATACCCCTGCAGCTACTGCGGGAAGGGCTTCACCAAACCATACGCACTGACCAGACACAACCTCATTCACACAGGAGAGAGGCCGTTCCCCTGCGGACACTGTGAAAAGTCTTTTCTCACCCTCAGCGAGGCTCAGCTACACCAGCGAATTCACACGGGGGAGAAGCCGTATCCCTGCAACATCTGTGAACTCAAATTTAAGAGCTCGTCTGAGCTGGCGCGACACAGACGCAGCCACTCAGGGCTGAAGCCGCTGAAGCCGTACTGTGAGCAGTGCATGAAAACATTCGCGTCCAAGGTCAAGCTGAAGAAACACATGGAGACACACAAGGAGGGAAGATCAGCGCAGTCTGTGGACTCCATACAGCCTAAGgaatga
- the LOC120798234 gene encoding zinc finger protein 180-like isoform X2 translates to MEALGTTDKINDPGPPLSSLRLLVPPLQLLSAAMWQLAKQRDVMNYEKLQEFVVMVTEAVPGLINHRQRAQLILGLRARLILELCKGSARGSVDSQVIQSYLDRLPITSANTDYRDAEVKTTESTFIALVQSLLKDPVERAYFFQEVFPVEYGPQYDAALHVLLWELLSKLEKLLPVPDLKQTAAWLGSAPSVLKECLQSSPEELSLVFEHYRTAGLLKMPYGPSSTIGSCIMSALSIPPSQKTNISVGLESIHNYANVLNPVTFVGADQYSVVAVYTEVEVGSSEVEEEMIESAEVQVHTDFYEEEIVAVSADNVGGEESASLRSEETSETVDVAKALETLTKTFALRKESLGQDMLTGKANDSSLNEELASGNATDERNANERCETGDQTDDKIETMKDDFHPRGIESSVNSSCKEPKDDYDSDPGHAEMTDVSSEAPVSEAQQSACSANIRRSSRLQMKTSPSCQEMCKFRRSSKETTEEPKMSKADASVAPSVIAIKGIDKGDSDEMTSIIFTCSQCPFHSSDENSPPHFHMQSVRTEVYRTLSGAKFTPSPSSTDEIFTSIKLFPRGNAERSGAESPDNQSSVNVSQSHVRQKALTCETCGKTFTRTSDVRRHQLTHTGERPFHCSQCDRTFQHSWDLAKHESKHHGVAISFSCQLCGSSFANLRALTVHHKKSHSQESQLPQICSICSQSFATSSELLEHRKSHVTSKRYICQQCGEGFDSLLARSQHRQMHQVKHKFKCPHCEKTYTRRSDVKRHLSTHTGERPYQCNQCSKRFSLHFMLMKHLRVHTGERPFQCSHCPKRFTLVSVLARHERMHTGEKPFLCSQCGKGFLSQGELSKHHRSHVDDKPYSCPQCDKCFKSKKTQQEHIISHTGARPYPCSYCGKGFTKPYALTRHNLIHTGERPFPCGHCEKSFLTLSEAQLHQRIHTGEKPYPCNICELKFKSSSELARHRRSHSGLKPLKPYCEQCMKTFASKVKLKKHMETHKEGRSAQSVDSIQPKE, encoded by the exons ATGGAGGCTCTTGGTACAACGGACAAAATAAACG ACCCAGGCCCGCCTCTTTCATCTCTTCGCCTCCTGGTGCCCCCATTGCAACTTCTCTCTGCCGCTATGTGGCAGCTGGCAAAGCAGAGGGATGTGATGAATTATGAGAAGCTCCAGGAGTTCGTGGTCATGGTGACAGAGGCAGTGCCCGGACTGATCAACCACAGACAGAGAGCCCAGCTCATTCTGGGTCTAAGAGCAAGG CTTATTCTGGAGCTATGCAAAGGCTCAGCACGAGGCTCTGTTGATTCTCAAGTGATCCAGAGCTATTTGGACAGACTCCCAATAACCTCTGCAAACACAGAT TACAGGGATGCAGAGGTGAAAACAACAGAGTCCACGTTCATTGCACTTGTTCAGagcctgctgaaagacccagTAGAGAGAGCATACTTCTTCCAG GAGGTATTCCCAGTGGAATATGGGCCGCAATATGATGCAGCTCTACATGTGCTACTGTGGGAGTTGCTCTCAAAACTGGAAAAGCTGCTGCCCGTACCAGACCTTAAACAG ACGGCAGCCTGGCTCGGCTCTGCTCCTTCTGTTTTGAAGGAGTGTCTTCAGTCCTCACCTGAAGAGCTGAGCTTGGTCTTCGAACACTACAGGACTGCGGGGCTACTGAAAATGCCAT ATGGCCCTTCATCCACCATTGGCAGCTGCATCATGTCTGCTTTATCCATTCCTCCCTCGCAAAAGACAAACATCTCCGTTGGACTGGAATCGATCCATAACTATGCTAATGTATTAAACCCTGTGACTTTTGTCGGAGCGGACCAGTACAGTGTTGTGGCCGTCTACACTGAGGTGGAAGTTGGATCATCTGAAGTGGAAGAGGAAATGATTGAGTCGGCTGAAGTTCAGGTTCACACAGATTTCTATGAAGAAGAGATTGTGGCTGTAAGCGCAGATAATGTTGGTGGTGAGGAGTCTGCCAGCTTGAGATCAGAAGAAACAAGTGAAACTGTGGACGTTGCAAAAGCGCTGGAGACCCTTACAAAAACCTTTGCACTAAGGAAGGAGAGCCTCGGCCAAGACATGCTGACAGGAAAGGCTAATGATTCATCCCTAAATGAGGAGCTTGCGTCAGGAAACGCTACAGATGAACGAAACGCTAATGAACGATGTGAAACAGGTGACCAGACCGATGATAAAATAGAAACAATGAAGGATGATTTCCACCCCAGAGGCATAGAGAGCAGTGTTAACTCTTCTTGTAAAGAACCGAAGGATGACTATGACTCCGACCCTGGCCACGCAGAAATGACAGATGTCTCCAGTGAAGCTCCTGTTTCTGAAGCACAGCAGTCTGCCTGCTCAGCTAACATCCGCAGATCCTCTCGTCTACAAATGAAGACCTCACCTAGTTGTCAGGAGATGTGTAAATTCAGGAGATCATCAAAGGAAACTACAGAGGaaccaaaaat GAGCAAAGCTGACGCATCAGTTGCCCCCTCTGTGATAGCAATTAAAGGAATCGATAAAG gGGATTCTGATGAAATGACCTCCATCATCTTCACCTGCTCACAGTGCCCCTTCCACAGCTCAGATGAAAACAGCCCCCCTCACTTCCACATGCAGAGTGTTCGAACAGAAGTATACAGGACTCTCTCCGGGGCCAAATTTACACCATCTCCCTCCAGCactgatgaaatatttacatcCATTAAACTTTTCCCCAGAGGAAACGCAGAGCGGAGCGGAGCGGAATCGCCTGACAATCAAAGCAGCGTGAATGTTTCCCAGTCCCATGTCAGACAGAAGGCCCTCACATGTGAAACGTGTGGTAAGACGTTCACCCGTACGTCAGACGTCAGGAGACACCAGCTCACTCACACCGGAGAGAGACCTTTTCATTGCTCACAGTGTGACCGAACCTTCCAGCACTCATGGGATCTGGCAAAGCACGAGAGCAAACATCACGGCGTGgccatctctttctcctgccAGCTGTGCGGAAGCTCCTTCGCCAACCTCCGCGCATTAACCGTCCACCACAAGAAGTCTCACTCCCAGGAGAGCCAGCTCCCTCAGATTTGCTCCATCTGCAGCCAGAGTTTTGCGACTTCCTCTGAGCTGCTCGAGCACAGGAAGTCCCATGTCACCAGTAAACGCTACATCTGCCAGCAGTGCGGCGAGGGCTTCGACTCCCTGCTTGCACGCTCCCAGCATCGGCAGATGCATCAGGTAAAGCATAAGTTTAAGTGTCCACATTGTGAGAAGACGTACACCCGAAGGTCTGATGTGAAGAGGCATCTGTCCACACACACTGGGGAGCGCCCTTACCAGTGTAACCAGTGCAGCAAACGGTTCTCGCTCCACTTTATGCTCATGAAACACCTACGTGTTCACACAGGCGAGCGGCCTTTCCAGTGCTCGCACTGCCCAAAGAGGTTCACACTGGTGTCTGTGCTGGCCAGACACGAGAGGATGCACACCGGGGAGAAACCTTTCCTCTGCTCCCAGTGTGGGAAGGGTTTTTTGTCTCAGGGAGAGCTTTCAAAACACCACAGGTCACACGTGGACGACAAACCCTACTCCTGCCCTCAGTGCGACAAATGTTTCAAGAGCAAGAAAACCCAGCAGGAACACATCATCTCCCACACTGGGGCCCGCCCATACCCCTGCAGCTACTGCGGGAAGGGCTTCACCAAACCATACGCACTGACCAGACACAACCTCATTCACACAGGAGAGAGGCCGTTCCCCTGCGGACACTGTGAAAAGTCTTTTCTCACCCTCAGCGAGGCTCAGCTACACCAGCGAATTCACACGGGGGAGAAGCCGTATCCCTGCAACATCTGTGAACTCAAATTTAAGAGCTCGTCTGAGCTGGCGCGACACAGACGCAGCCACTCAGGGCTGAAGCCGCTGAAGCCGTACTGTGAGCAGTGCATGAAAACATTCGCGTCCAAGGTCAAGCTGAAGAAACACATGGAGACACACAAGGAGGGAAGATCAGCGCAGTCTGTGGACTCCATACAGCCTAAGgaatga
- the LOC120797174 gene encoding tetraspanin-7-like, with protein MSSALPYDSLSARLSPSRRALDWEREQLAVRRLSSPRGLDLLTPPPLPRRPSAIPGYLLSPYQEQEEQLHQQQQRLSLSVCSEASLAPPAPPPAGAAPPCCRPVGVMHLLRLGLLAFSCLFWAAGLALFTLGVWAQISLADYMLLSANRYPNAPLILLSTGAAVTTWGFLGCLGVAANLPCVLRAYGFFQLAALIAGLAAGLSGLFYREDIAGGFRSGLQRAVAGYTEDEGRADALDSLQRALECCGAEGWRDWLTSDWAIQHMTFLATENGTSVSLPDSCCVRRKGCKNRPLLSDDSEGVAAAGIHPHGCFRKVFSLVNDNVFHIAATVLGLAFTQIGGIALACLLANKLAPRQHRRVVAH; from the coding sequence ATGAGCTCTGCACTGCCGTATGATTCGCTGTCAGCTCGGCTGAGCCCCAGCAGACGAGCTTTGGACTGGGAGCGCGAGCAGCTAGCCGTGCGAAGACTGTCTTCTCCACGGGGTCTCGACCtgctcactcctcctcctcttcctcgtcgACCCTCTGCCATCCCTGGCTACCTGCTATCACCGTACCaagagcaggaggagcagctccaccagcagcagcagcgactATCCCTGTCCGTGTGCTCAGAGGCCTCCCTGGCGCCCCCTGCACCTCCACCTGCGGGTGCTGCCCCACCCTGCTGCCGCCCTGTGGGAGTCATGCACCTCCTGCGCCTGGGTCTCCTGGCTTTCAGCTGCCTCTTCTGGGCAGCCGGCTTGGCCCTCTTCACACTCGGTGTGTGGGCTCAGATTTCACTGGCGGACTACATGCTGTTGTCTGCCAATCGCTACCCAAACGCCCCACTCATCCTTCTGTCCACAGGTGCCGCCGTCACCACCTGGGGCTTCCTGGGTTGTCTGGGGGTAGCTGCAAACCTGCCCTGCGTGCTAAGAGCTTATGGGTTCTTTCAGCTTGCCGCACTTATAGCCGGTCTGGCAGCTGGACTCTCAGGCCTCTTCTACCGTGAAGATATTGCTGGAGGATTTCGCAGCGGCTTACAGCGAGCGGTGGCCGGCTACACAGAGGACGAAGGCCGTGCCGACGCTCTAGACAGCCTGCAGAGGGCCCTGGAGTGTTGTGGAGCTGAGGGTTGGCGTGACTGGCTCACTTCAGATTGGGCTATCCAACATATGACCTTCCTGGCCACTGAGAACGGCACCTCGGTGTCCCTGCCGgacagctgctgtgtgaggCGCAAGGGTTGCAAGAATCGACCTCTTCTGTCAGACGATAGTGAGGGAGTAGCTGCTGCAGGAATCCATCCACACGGCTGCTTCCGCAAAGTCTTCAGTTTGGTCAACGACAATGTCTTCCACATTGCTGCCACTGTGTTGGGATTAGCCTTCACCCAGATCGGAGGCATTGCCCTGGCTTGTCTGCTGGCCAACAAACTAGCACCAAGACAACATCGTCGTGTAGTGGCACACTGA